CATGCTCGAGCGGGAGCCCGGCCGGTACGACCGGCGGGAGATCGCGCTGCACCTGACCCCGGAGGCCGCGCGGTTCCTCGCCGAACTGCGGGCCGCCCGGCAGGCGCGGCTGGCCGAGGTGCTCGCCGGAATGAGTCCGGCCGGTCGGGAGGCACTGCGGCACGGACTCGCCGAGTTCCGGGCGGCCGCCCGCCGGTCACCGCCGGCCGACCGGGCCCACGCCGCGCCTGACGAACTCCAGGCACCGGCCGACCAGGTCCATGCCCCCGCCGACGAACACCAGACACCGGCCGACCGGGCCCCCGCCCCCGCCGACGAACACCAGGCACCGGCCGGGCCGCACCTCGCCCCGGTCGACCCGCACCAGGCACCGGCCGGGCCGTACCGGGTGTACGAGCCGTCGGCCCAGGCCACGCCGGGCGATCCGGGTGCGGGGGCGGGCCAGCGCGCCCCGGTGTCGGCACCCCGCGGCCCGGCGAGCGGACCGGGGCCGGCACGCCCGCTGGTCGCCGCTCCGCCTCCGGCGCCCCCCACCGCCCGCCCCGCCTGACTTCCACCGATGCCACGACGGAACCATCGGGCGTAGCCACCGGACGCGCGGGCGTCGGGCGCATGACGGTGCGAGCGGCCCCGGCGACCACCGGTCCCGGTGACCATCGGTCAGGGCCGGGCCGAGGGCGGGGTGACGGGGGTGATGGCGAGCATGGCGATGTCGTCCTGGCTCTGGCCGTCGAACCACTTGTCGAGCAGTCGCAGTACCCGGTCGACCACGGCCCGGGGCGGCAGTCCGGCCCCGTCGGCCAGCGCCTGGCGCAACCGGTCCTCGCCGAACATCTCGAGCGCCCCCGGGCCGCCGCGTGCCTCGATCACCCCGTCGGTGTACGCCAGCAGCAGTTCACCGGGTGCCAGCCGGATCCGCGTCTCGACGAACCGCGCGTCGCTGAGCGCGCCGACCGGCATCCCGCCGACCGGGACCGGTCGGACAGCCCCGTCGACCCCGACGACCAGCGGGGCCGGGTGACCGCCCCCGGCCACGCGCAGGCACAGCGCGCCGTCGGCCTCGGTGGTGAAGGTACCGAGCAGCAGGGTGGTGAACTGGCTGCGCCGGGTCGCCTCGGGCGCGTCGAACAGGGCCCGGTTGAGCAGGGCCATCAGCTCCAACGGACGCTGTTCGACCAGGCGCAGGGTCTGCAACGACTGGCGTACCCGGCCGGTGAGCACGGCCGCGCCGACGCCCTTGCCGCAGACGTCGCCGAGGGCGAAGGTGCCGCCGTCGGCGGTGGCCGAGACGGCGTAGAAGTCGCCGCCGATCCGCAGGCTGTCGCCGGCCGCGCGGTAACCGCCGGCCAGCGCCACGCCGGGGATCTCGGGCAGTTCGGGCGGGAACAGGCTCGCCTGGAGCACCCGGGCCAGGTGGGTCTGCTCGCCGTGCAGGTCGGCGGTGACCAGGGCCGCCCCGGCCCGCGCGGCGAACTCCCGGGCGACCTCGACGTCCCGCTGGTCGAAGCCACCCTGGCCCGGCCGGCGCATCATGACCAACGCCGCGCCGTTCGTCCCGATCATCGGAGTGACCAGGACGGCGCCGGACCGGCCGAAGTCCTCCGGCAGCACCCGACCGAGTTCGGCGAGTTCGGTGTCGAGCCACGGGGTGGCGTCGACGTGGTCCCCGTCGAGTGCCTCGGCGAGCCCGGGTACCGAGTCGGCCAGGTCGGCCGGTCCGCTGCCGAACACCGGCTCCAGGTCGCCGTCGGCGAAGCGTACCCAGAGCGGCTCAGCGTCGGGTGGCGCCGGCAGCGGCGGTCGGTGGATCACCACCGCGGCGTCGGCGAGGTACGGCACGACCAGCGTCACCGCGGCCCGCAGCGTCTGGTCACGGTGCAGGGAGAGCCCGAGTCGGCTGCCGGCCTGGGCGAGGAAGGCGGTGTGGGCGCGTTCGGCCCGTAGCGCGTCGGTGCGGGCCTGCTCCTCGGTGACGTCCCGGACGTACCAGGCGCAGCCGTTGGCGCGCAGCGGGCGGCAGATCCCGCGCAGTCGCCGCCCCCGGTGCTCGGCCTCGAAACCGGCCGCCCCACTGCGGGCCGCCTCGGCCAACGCCGGCACGGCGGCCAGCGCCAGCGGGCCACCGGGGGTGACCTCGGGCAGCAGTTCGGCGGCCATCGCGTTGGCCAGGGTCACCACGCCCCGGGAGTCGACGGTGACGACCGCCTCGGCCAGCCCGTCGAGCAGTTCGCGGGCGAGCGCGGCGTCGGTGGGGACGGCGGCCTTCCCGGCACGGCGGTGAGCGGAGTCGGTGGGTTCGCCACCGACCGGGCTGGGGCGGCCGCCGCGTCGGGTGGTGGTCACCATCGCGCGCCGGCTGCCCTGCGCCACCGACCTGTGCCCATGCTGGAAGGAACTCCTCGCCTGCGGATGGTTGCCTTGCGGCAAGGGTACCGAGGAGATCGCTCGGTCGCCCGCCGGTCGGGGGCCGAGGAGAGCGGCCGTCAGCCCCGCCGGTCGGGGGCCGAGTAGAGCCCGCCGGCTGCTGCCGAGGAGAGCCCCTGACGGGTGCCGGGGTCAGCCGCTCCGGCCAGCCAGGCCGCAGGTCGGGCGATGACCCGGCGGACCACCGAACCCGCCGCGCCGATCGCGGCGGCGTCCGCACCGAGCACCGTCGGTCGGACGGTGACCGGGTGCCAGGCGGCGGTGAGCACCCGCCGGGAGATCTCGGCGGTCACCGCCGGGCTCAGCCAGCGGGCGAGCGGGGCGTAGGTGCCGCCGAGGACCACGGTGTCCAGGTCGAGCAGGTTCACCACCCCGGCGACCGCCACGCCGAGGGCCGTCCCCGCCCCGCCCAGCGCGGCGAGGGTCGCCGGGTCGCCCCCGGCGGCGAGTCGGGCCAGCCGGGCCGCGTCGCCGGCCACGTCCGTCCCGGCCAGCCCGGCGGCGGCGAGAATCGCCTCCTGGCCGGCGTAGGTCTCCAGGCAGCCCCGCCCGCCACACCGACAGGGGTGACCCTCCGGATGGACCGGGAGGTGACCGATCTCGCCGCTGAACCCCCGAGCGCCCCGGTAGAGCGTGCCGTCCAGCACGATCCCCGCGCCGATGCCCACCTCGCCGGAGACGTACAGGAAGTCGGTGGCTCCCGGCTCCCCGGCGTGCAGTTCGCCCAGGGCGGCCAGGTTGGCCTCGTTGTCGACCACCAGCGCGGGCAGGCCGGGCACCGAATCGGTCAGCGGCGGGTGGGCGGCGAGCAACACCGGTACGTCCACCTCCCGCCAGCCGAGGTTGGGAGCGAGCCGGACCACGCCGTCGGCGGCTACCAGACCGGGTACGGCGAGCGCCGCCCCGGCCAGGGTGAGCCCCTGGGCGGCGGCGTCGGCCCGGGCCCGCTGGGCCAACTCGGCGGCGAGGGCGACGGTCTCGGCGGGAGAGGCCGGACGCAGGTCGGCCCGGTGCACCGTGCGGTGCCGGACCTCGCCGGCCAGGTCGAGCACGCAGACCGCCAGGTAGTCGACATTGATCTCCAGGCCGAGACCGGCCGGACCCCGGCTGGCCAGCAGCAGGCCCCGGGCGGGTCGGCCGGCCCCGGTACGCGGTGTCGGGTCGACTTCGGTGACCAGCCCGCCGCCGATCAGGTCGTCGACGACGGCGGAGACGGTCGCCCGGGTGAGCCCGGTGTCGGTGGCCAACTCGGCCCGGGACGGTGGCCGGGGCGCGGCGGCGATCCGGCCGAGCAGCAGGGCGAGGTTGATCTCGCGGAGGCTGCCCTGACGGACCGCCCCGGCGGGCGCGGCGTCGGCGGGGCTGCTCACGCCCTTGACACTGCCACACCGACGGCGATCAAATAATTCAACCACTGAACAAATATCCCGTCCCGTCACCGGAGGTTCGCCATGGCACCCCGTCCTACCCCCGCCGACAAGTTCTCCTTCGGCCTCTGGACGGTCGGCTGGCAGGGGCGCGACCCGTTCGGCGACGCCACCCGCCCCGAGTTGGACGCGGTCGAGGCGGTGCACCGCCTCGCCGAACTCGGCGCGTACGGGATCACCTTCCACGACGACGACGTCGTGCCGTTCGGTGCGGACACGGCCACCCGCGACCGACGGATCGCCCGGTTCCGCACGGCCCTGGCCGACACCGGCATGGTCGTGCCGATGGTCACCACCAACCTCTTCACCCACCCGGTCTTCAAGGACGGCGGCTTCACCAGCAACGACCGGCAGGTCCGCCGGTACGCGTTGCGCAAGGTGCTGCGCAACATCGATCTCGCCGCCGAACTGGGCGCGAAGACGTTCGTCATGTGGGGTGGCCGGGAGGGCGGCGAGTACGACGTCGCCAAGGACGTCCGGGCCGCGCTGGACCGCTACCGGGAGGCCGTCGACCTGCTCACCCAGTACGTCGTCGACTCCGGCTACGACCTGCGCTTCGCCCTCGAACCCAAGCCGAACGAGCCGCGCGGCGACATCCTGCTGCCCACCGTCGGACACGCGCTGGCGTTCATCTCCACCCTGGCTCACCCCGACCTGGTCGGCCTCAACCCCGAGGTCGGGCACGAGCAGATGGCCGGGCTGAACTTCGTGCACGGCATCGCCCAGGCGCTCTGGCAGGACAAGCTGTTCCACATCGACCTCAACGGCCAGCGCGGCGTCAAGTACGACCAGGACCTCGTCTTCGGCCACGGTGACCTGCTCAACGCGTTCGCCCTGGTCGACCTGCTCGAGCACGGCGGGGTGACCGGCGCATCCGGCTACGACGGCCCCCGACACTTCGACTACAAGCCATCCCGTACCGAGGACGTCGCCGGGGTGTGGGCGTCGGCGGAGGCGAACATGCGGACGTACCTGCTGCTCAGGGAGCGCGCGGCGGCGTTCCGCGCCGACCCGGAGGTGGCCGACGCCCTTGCGGCCAGCCGGGTCGCCGAGCTGGCCGAGCCGACCCTCGCCCCCGGCGAAAGTGTCGCCGACCTGCTCGCCGACCGGTCCGCCTTCGAGGACCTGGACGTCGACGCGGTGGCCGCGCGGGGCTTCGGCTTCGTCCGGCTCAACCAGCTCGCCGTCGAGCACCTGCTCGGCGCGCGCTGAGGAGGGGCCGGATGCCGCTCGTCGCCGGCGTCGACTCGTCGACGCAGTCCTGCAAGGTCGTCGTCCGGGACGCCGAGACCGGCGTGCTGGTCCGCCAGGGGCGTGCCCCGCACCCGGACGGCACCGAGGTCGACCCGGAGGCCTGGTGGCGGGCGTTGACCACGGCCGTCGACGCGGCCGGCGGGCTCGCCGACGTGGCCGCCGTCTCGGTCGCCGGCCAGCAGCACGGCATGGTCTGCCTGGACGACGCCGGCCGGGTGGTCCGGCCGGCGCTGCTCTGGAACGACACCCGGTCCGCCGGGGCCGCCGCCGAACTGGTCGCCGAGGCCGGCGCGGGGGAGGCCGGCCGGCGGTTCTGGGCCGACGCGGTGGGCACCGTGCCGGTGGCCAGCCTGACCGTCGCCAAGCTGCGCTGGCTGGCCCGGCACGAGCCGGCCAACGCCGACCGGGTGGCGGCGGTCTGCCTGCCGCACGACTGGCTGACCTGGCGGCTCGGCGGCGGCGCGGCCCACAACCGAGCCGGTACGCGCGACCTGTCCGCCCTGCGCACCGACCGCAGCGACGCCAGCGGCACCGGCTACTGGTCACCGGCCACCGGCGAGTACCGCCCCGATCTGCTGGAACAGGCCCTCGGGCGGCGACCGGAGCTGCCCGTGGTGCTCGGCCCCGCCGAGCCCGCCGGCACCCTCGCGGGGCTCGGCGGGCCGCTGCCCGGCTCCGGCGCGGTGCCTTCCGGTGGGCCGCTGCTCGGCCCCGGCGTGGTGCCTTCCGGTGGGCCGCTGCTCGGCCCCGGCGCCGGGGACAACGCCGGGGCGGCGCTCGGGGTCGGGGCACGCCCCGGCGATGTGGTCGTCTCCATCGGCACCTCCGGGACCGTGTTCAGCGTCGCCGACACCCCGGCCGCCGACGCGAGCGGGGCGGTCGCCGGGTTCGCCGACGCCACCGGCCGCTACCTGCCGCTGGTCTGCACGCTCAACGCCGCCCGGGTGCTGGACGCCGCCGCCACGCTGCTCCGGGTCGACCCGGCCGGCCTGGCCGATCTGGCGCTGGCCGCCCCGGCCGGGGCGGACGGGCTGGTCCTCGTGCCGTACCTGGAGGGGGAGCGGACCCCGAACCGGCCGGACGCCACCGGGGCGGTGCACGGGCTCACCCTGCGCACCGCCACCCCCGCGCACCTGGCCCGGGCCGCCGTCGAGGGGATGCTCTGCGCGCTGGCCGACGGGCTCGACGCCCTGCTCGCCCAGGGTGCCCGGGCCGACCGGGTGATCCTGGTCGGCGGGGGAGCCCGGTCGGCGGCGGTCCGTGCCATCGCACCGCAGGTCTTCGGCTGCCCGGTGCTGGTCCCGCCGCCCGGTGAGTACGTCGCCGACGGCGCGGCGCGGCAGGCCGCCTGGGTCGCCCTGGGCGGCGCGACAGCACCACAGTGGTCGGTCGGCGAGACCGAAGAGTACGCCGCCGATCCGGTGCCGGCGATCCGCGAGCGGTACGCCGAGGCGCGGGACCGGTTCCTCGCCCGTCCCACTGACGGGTAAAAGACTGTACGGGGAAGGCCGGACTGGCGATTATCGACAGATGTCGTCGCTCGACCTTCCCACCCCACCGCTCGACCTGCCCGGTGCGGCACCGCCGCCGGAGCCCGTCGTGCCCCTGCCGGCCGTCCTGCGCTACGACGACGCGGACACCCCGTGTGACGTCATCGACGCCCTGGCGCTCGCCGACTTCATCACCGGGCGGCACCCCTGGTCGCAGACCGTCCGACTGCCCCGGGCCCGCCCCGACGCGCAGCTCGTACCCGCCGACGGACACCTGCTGCGTACCGCCATCGAGGCCCGGCAACGCTCCCAGCTCCTCGGCGGCGACGGCTGGACCGCACGGGTGGTCACCTGGAAGGGCCACGGCGCGGAGGTGACCGTCACCGCGGTGAGCGGCGAGGTCGGCCAGTCCGCGCTGGACCGGATCGTGGCCGGGGCGACCGCTGCGGAGGACGCCGGATCGGGCCGGATCGGCTTCTGGCACCAGAGTCCGCGCCGGGGCGCGCAGCGGGACGTCCGGACCGTGACCACCCCGGAGTGGGCCACCATCCGGGACAACTACACCGCCACCGCCCGCCGGGAGTTCGACCGGCTGATGGCGGTCACCCCGGAAAACGTGCTGGGGCGGCTGGTGCTGCTGCACGGCGCGCCGGGCACCGGCAAGACGACCGCGCTACGTGCCCTCGCGCACGCCTGGCGGCAGTGGTGTCAGGCCGACTGCGTCCTCGATCCGGACGTCCTCTTCGCCGACGCCGGGTACCTGTCCGAGGTGGCGGTCGGCAACGACGACGAGCCGGAGGGCGGCCCCCGCTGGCGGCTGCTGATCGTCGAGGACTGCGACGAACTGATCCGGGGCGAGGCCCGGCAGACCTCCGGCCAGGCCCTGTCCCGGCTGCTCAACCTCACCGACGGGCTGCTCGGCCAGGGCCGGGACGTGCTCGTCGCGATCACCACCAACGAGGATCTGTCCCGGCTGCACCCGGCGGTGACCCGCCCCGGCCGGTGCCTCGCCCGGATCGAGGTGGGCCCGCTGTCGTACGCGGAGGCGACCCGTTGGCTCGCCTCCGCCGGAGTGGCACCCGACGGTGGCGGCGTGGCGTCCGGCGGTGGCGGGGAGGTGCCCGACGGTGGCGGGGTGGCGCGCGGCGGTGGCGGGGTGGCGCGCGGCGGCGGCACCAGCGCCGTGGCATCCGACGGCACCAGCGCCGTGCCGGCCAGCGGGGCCACCCTCGCCGAGCTGTACGCGCTGCGCGCCGGAGCCCCCACCCCGCCCACCGACCGGCACGAACTGGGCGGTTACCTCTGAGGCTTCCGCGCGTCGTCACCCGGTCGTGATCTGATCCTGGTTCAGTGCACGAACATGACCACCACCAGCGGCGGTACCCGGGTCCACCGGCTGTACACCGTCGTCGTCTTCGTGCTCCTCGCATCGCTGGACAACGTGGCGATCGGGTTGGTCCCCCCGCTGTACGGGTCGATCGCCGACTCGCTGGACGTGCCACAGCGCCTGATCGGGCTGGTAACCGCGGTCAGCTTCCTGGTCAGCGCGGTGGCTGCGGTCGGCTGGGCGTACGTGGGCGACCGGACCAACCGGAAGCCGCTGCTCGTGGTCGGCACCCTGCTCTGGGCGGCCGGCACCGCGGGCAGCGCGGTGGCTCCCGGCTACCCGCTCTTCCTGGTGGCCCAGATGGTGGCGGCGGTCGGGCTCGGCGCGGTCGGCTCGGTCGGCTTCTCGGTGGTCACCGACCTGATCTCGCCCCGCCGCCGGGGTCTGGTGATGAGCTTCTGGGGGCTGTCCCAGGGCGTCGGTACGCTCGCCGGCACCCTGGTCGGCGGGATCCTCGGCGCGGCGGACTGGCGTCGGCCCTTCCTGCTGCTCAGCCTGGTCGGCCTGGCCGCCACGGCGGCGTACGTGTTCACCTACGACGTGCGACGCGGGCAGAGCGAACCGGAGCTGGCCGGCGCGCTCGCCCACGGCGCCGAGTACGACTACCGGATCAGCCGGGCCGACCTGCCCCGGATCCTGCACCGGCGGACCAACTTCTGGCTGGTGTTCCAGGGGCTCACCGCGCAGGCCGCCTTCGGCTCGCTGGTCTGGCTGCCGGTGCTGTTCACCGAACGGGCCGAGGAGCAGGGCTACTCACCGGCCACCGCGATCGTGGTGGGCAGTGTCTTCGCCACCCTGTTCCAGCTCGGCGGGGTCTTCTCCATCGTCGGCGGGCTGGTCGGCGACGCGCTGCAACGGCGTACCCCACGGGGCCGGGCGATGGTCGCGGCCGTCGGCATCCTCGCGGCCGTCCCGTTCTACCTGGTGCTCTTCTTCGTGCCGATCCGGATCGACGTGCCGGACGGCGCGGGCGCTGGCGCGGTGATCGGCGCGGTGCTCGCCAGTGTCCTCACCGAACCGACGGTCGGGCTGAGCCTGCTCGCCGCGGTGCTGGCGCTCGCGCTGACCTCGGCGAACTCGCCGAACTGGTTCGCCCTGATCGCCGACGTCAACCCGCCGGAGCACCGGGGCACCGTCTACAGCCTCGGCAACCTGGTCAACGGGGTCGGCCGGGCGGCCGGGAACGGCCTGGTGGGGGTGGCCTTCCACGCCCTGCGGGGGGCCTTCCCGCCGCCGCTGAACTTCGCCGTCGGGCTGGCCGCGTTCCAGCTCTTCTTCATCCCGACCGGGATCATGTACTGGTTCGCCTCACGGACCTCGCCCCGGGACATCGCCAACGTGCACACCCTGCTGCACACCCGCGCCGAACGCCTCTGACCCCCTGCACCCCGCCCGCGTGGTAGCAGGGGTCCCCTGCACCCGTCGGGTGGTAGCAGGGGACCCTTGCACGTCAAAAAGCGGTAACAGGGGACCCCTGCTACCAACCAACTAACCAACCACGAAACCAAACAACCCTCAGGCGCGGTACCAGACGGTGACGTCGGTGGGGACCAGGGCGTCGTCGAGGGGGCCGCTGGCGTGCAGCGGCTCTACGCCGTCCGGCAGCGGCACCGATGCTGCGCCGAAGTTGGTCAGCACGCCCAACGCGCCGTTGCGGAAGTGCAGCACCTCGTCGCCGGAGGCCAGCCAACGCAGCGTGCCCCGGCCCAGCCCGTGCTCCCGGCGTAGCCGCAGCGCGGTCCGGTACAGCTCGTACGTCGAGCCGGGCACCCCGCGCTGCCGGTCCAGCGCGTACTCGGCCCAGGACGGCGGCTGCGGCAGCCAGCTCGCGTCGGCGGGCCCGAAGCCGTACGACGGGGCGTCGGCCTCCCACGGGATCGGCACCCGGCAGCCGTCCCGGCCACGTTCGGTGTGCCCGCTGCGCTCCCAGGTCGGGTCCTGCCGGACCTCGTCGGGCAGCGTGGTGTGCTCCGGCAGCCCCAACTCCTCACCCTGGTAGAGGTAGGCCGAGCCGGGCAGGGCGAGCATCAGCAGGGTGGCCGCGCGGGCCCGGCGTAGGCCGAGGGTGGCGTCCGGCTGCGGGTCGTCCGCGCCGATGCCGTTGGGCCGGGGGGTACCGACCGGCAGCCCGAGTCGGGAGGCGTGCCGGACCACGTCGTGGTTGGACAGCACCCAGGTGGTCGGGGCGCCGACCGCGTCGGTGGCCTCCAGGGAGCGGGTGATCACCGCGTACTGGGCCGGCGCGGTCCAGGCGGCGAGCAGGTACTCGAAGTTGAACGCCTGGTGCATCTCGTCGGGGCGGACGTAGCGGGCCAGCCGCTCGGCCGGTTCCACCCACGCCTCGGCGACCAGGACGCGGTCACCGCCGTAGGTCTCCAGCAGCCGTCGCCACTCGCGGTAGATCTCGTGCACCCCGTCCTGGTCCCACATCGGCGGGCGGGGCTTGTCGACCTCCTGGCCGGAGAGGATCTCCTGCGGCTCCCGCCAGTTCGCCAGGTCGGCCTGCTTGACCAGGCCGTGCGCCACGTCGACCCGGAAGCCGTCGACGCCCCGGTCGAGCCAGAACCGCAGCACCTCCAGGAACTCCGTCCGGACCTCGGGGTTGTCCCAGTTCAGGTCGGGCTGGGCGGTGTCGAACAGGTGCAGGTACCACTGCCCGTCGGCGAGCCGGGTCCAGGCCGGCCCGCCGAACACGCTCTGCCAGTCGTTCGGCGGCTCGGCACCGCCCGGACCGAGGCCGTCCCGGAAGACGTACCGCTGCCGTTCCGGGCTGCCCGGCCCGGCCTCCAGCGCGGCCCGGAACCAGGCGTGCGCCGACGAGGTGTGGTTGGGGACCAGGTCGACGATCACCCGCAGGCCCCGCGCGTGCGCGTCGGCGATCAGCCGGTCCGCGTCGGCGAGCGTGCCGAACAGCGGCTCGACGTCGCGGTAGTTGGCCACGTCGTAGCCGGCGTCGGCCTGCGGCGACGGGTAGAACGGGGACAACCAGACCGCGTCCACCCCGAGGTCGGCGAGGTGTCCGAGGCGGGCGGTGATGCCCGGCAGGTCACCGACGCCGTCGCCGCCGGAGTCGGCGAAGGAACGCGGGTAGACCTGGTAGATGACGGCTTCGGTCCACCAGCCGGTGGCCGGGTCGCTGACGGTTTCCTGCGGGTCGTGATGGGTGTTCAGGGTCGTCTCCCGAGTGTCGAGCCGGGCGGTGCCGACCGGCCTGCCCGGCAGGGGCGGTCGAGTCCGTTCAGTGTGCCCTCGGCGGGGCGGTGGAATCACGCACCACCAGACGAGTGGGGAGAATCACCGGCGAGTCGGAGGGTGTGCTCCCCGGGGTGCCGACGAGCGGGTCGAGCACGATCTGGGCGGCGAGCCGGCCCTGTTCGGCGGCGGGCTGGGCCACGGTGCTGAGCCCCAGCACGGCGGCGAGGTCGTGGTCGTCGATGCCGATCACGCTGATGTCCTGCGGCACCCGTAGCCCGGCCTCGCGCAGCGCGGCGATCGCGCCCATCGCCATCTCGTCGCAGGCGGCGAAGATCGCTGTCGGCGGGTCACCCCGGCGCAGCAACTCGACGGTGGCCTGGTTGCCGCCGTCGATGGTGAACTCGGACTCCACGTCCAGGCTCGGGTCCGGCCGCACCCCGGCGGCGCGCAGCGCCTCGTGGTAGCCGCGCCGCCGGTCGACGTGTGTGGTGAAGGCCAGCTCGTCCTCCGGGTCGCCGGAGATGTGCGCGATCCGCCGGTGGCCGAGGTCGAGCAGGTGCTGGGTGGCGGTCCGGGCGGCGGCCACGTCGTCGATCCGTACGCACGGCCAGCCGGGGACGACGGTGCCGGAGCTGACGATGACGCCGGGCCGGTCGAGCGCGGTGAGCGCGGTCAGGTCGGCGGACCGCAGGGG
The nucleotide sequence above comes from Micromonospora pallida. Encoded proteins:
- a CDS encoding PP2C family protein-serine/threonine phosphatase, with protein sequence MAQGSRRAMVTTTRRGGRPSPVGGEPTDSAHRRAGKAAVPTDAALARELLDGLAEAVVTVDSRGVVTLANAMAAELLPEVTPGGPLALAAVPALAEAARSGAAGFEAEHRGRRLRGICRPLRANGCAWYVRDVTEEQARTDALRAERAHTAFLAQAGSRLGLSLHRDQTLRAAVTLVVPYLADAAVVIHRPPLPAPPDAEPLWVRFADGDLEPVFGSGPADLADSVPGLAEALDGDHVDATPWLDTELAELGRVLPEDFGRSGAVLVTPMIGTNGAALVMMRRPGQGGFDQRDVEVAREFAARAGAALVTADLHGEQTHLARVLQASLFPPELPEIPGVALAGGYRAAGDSLRIGGDFYAVSATADGGTFALGDVCGKGVGAAVLTGRVRQSLQTLRLVEQRPLELMALLNRALFDAPEATRRSQFTTLLLGTFTTEADGALCLRVAGGGHPAPLVVGVDGAVRPVPVGGMPVGALSDARFVETRIRLAPGELLLAYTDGVIEARGGPGALEMFGEDRLRQALADGAGLPPRAVVDRVLRLLDKWFDGQSQDDIAMLAITPVTPPSARP
- a CDS encoding DUF5925 domain-containing protein, coding for MSSLDLPTPPLDLPGAAPPPEPVVPLPAVLRYDDADTPCDVIDALALADFITGRHPWSQTVRLPRARPDAQLVPADGHLLRTAIEARQRSQLLGGDGWTARVVTWKGHGAEVTVTAVSGEVGQSALDRIVAGATAAEDAGSGRIGFWHQSPRRGAQRDVRTVTTPEWATIRDNYTATARREFDRLMAVTPENVLGRLVLLHGAPGTGKTTALRALAHAWRQWCQADCVLDPDVLFADAGYLSEVAVGNDDEPEGGPRWRLLIVEDCDELIRGEARQTSGQALSRLLNLTDGLLGQGRDVLVAITTNEDLSRLHPAVTRPGRCLARIEVGPLSYAEATRWLASAGVAPDGGGVASGGGGEVPDGGGVARGGGGVARGGGTSAVASDGTSAVPASGATLAELYALRAGAPTPPTDRHELGGYL
- a CDS encoding glycoside hydrolase family 13 protein; the protein is MNTHHDPQETVSDPATGWWTEAVIYQVYPRSFADSGGDGVGDLPGITARLGHLADLGVDAVWLSPFYPSPQADAGYDVANYRDVEPLFGTLADADRLIADAHARGLRVIVDLVPNHTSSAHAWFRAALEAGPGSPERQRYVFRDGLGPGGAEPPNDWQSVFGGPAWTRLADGQWYLHLFDTAQPDLNWDNPEVRTEFLEVLRFWLDRGVDGFRVDVAHGLVKQADLANWREPQEILSGQEVDKPRPPMWDQDGVHEIYREWRRLLETYGGDRVLVAEAWVEPAERLARYVRPDEMHQAFNFEYLLAAWTAPAQYAVITRSLEATDAVGAPTTWVLSNHDVVRHASRLGLPVGTPRPNGIGADDPQPDATLGLRRARAATLLMLALPGSAYLYQGEELGLPEHTTLPDEVRQDPTWERSGHTERGRDGCRVPIPWEADAPSYGFGPADASWLPQPPSWAEYALDRQRGVPGSTYELYRTALRLRREHGLGRGTLRWLASGDEVLHFRNGALGVLTNFGAASVPLPDGVEPLHASGPLDDALVPTDVTVWYRA
- a CDS encoding MFS transporter, which encodes MTTTSGGTRVHRLYTVVVFVLLASLDNVAIGLVPPLYGSIADSLDVPQRLIGLVTAVSFLVSAVAAVGWAYVGDRTNRKPLLVVGTLLWAAGTAGSAVAPGYPLFLVAQMVAAVGLGAVGSVGFSVVTDLISPRRRGLVMSFWGLSQGVGTLAGTLVGGILGAADWRRPFLLLSLVGLAATAAYVFTYDVRRGQSEPELAGALAHGAEYDYRISRADLPRILHRRTNFWLVFQGLTAQAAFGSLVWLPVLFTERAEEQGYSPATAIVVGSVFATLFQLGGVFSIVGGLVGDALQRRTPRGRAMVAAVGILAAVPFYLVLFFVPIRIDVPDGAGAGAVIGAVLASVLTEPTVGLSLLAAVLALALTSANSPNWFALIADVNPPEHRGTVYSLGNLVNGVGRAAGNGLVGVAFHALRGAFPPPLNFAVGLAAFQLFFIPTGIMYWFASRTSPRDIANVHTLLHTRAERL
- a CDS encoding xylulokinase, with translation MPLVAGVDSSTQSCKVVVRDAETGVLVRQGRAPHPDGTEVDPEAWWRALTTAVDAAGGLADVAAVSVAGQQHGMVCLDDAGRVVRPALLWNDTRSAGAAAELVAEAGAGEAGRRFWADAVGTVPVASLTVAKLRWLARHEPANADRVAAVCLPHDWLTWRLGGGAAHNRAGTRDLSALRTDRSDASGTGYWSPATGEYRPDLLEQALGRRPELPVVLGPAEPAGTLAGLGGPLPGSGAVPSGGPLLGPGVVPSGGPLLGPGAGDNAGAALGVGARPGDVVVSIGTSGTVFSVADTPAADASGAVAGFADATGRYLPLVCTLNAARVLDAAATLLRVDPAGLADLALAAPAGADGLVLVPYLEGERTPNRPDATGAVHGLTLRTATPAHLARAAVEGMLCALADGLDALLAQGARADRVILVGGGARSAAVRAIAPQVFGCPVLVPPPGEYVADGAARQAAWVALGGATAPQWSVGETEEYAADPVPAIRERYAEARDRFLARPTDG
- a CDS encoding ROK family transcriptional regulator, with translation MSSPADAAPAGAVRQGSLREINLALLLGRIAAAPRPPSRAELATDTGLTRATVSAVVDDLIGGGLVTEVDPTPRTGAGRPARGLLLASRGPAGLGLEINVDYLAVCVLDLAGEVRHRTVHRADLRPASPAETVALAAELAQRARADAAAQGLTLAGAALAVPGLVAADGVVRLAPNLGWREVDVPVLLAAHPPLTDSVPGLPALVVDNEANLAALGELHAGEPGATDFLYVSGEVGIGAGIVLDGTLYRGARGFSGEIGHLPVHPEGHPCRCGGRGCLETYAGQEAILAAAGLAGTDVAGDAARLARLAAGGDPATLAALGGAGTALGVAVAGVVNLLDLDTVVLGGTYAPLARWLSPAVTAEISRRVLTAAWHPVTVRPTVLGADAAAIGAAGSVVRRVIARPAAWLAGAADPGTRQGLSSAAAGGLYSAPDRRG
- a CDS encoding MarR family winged helix-turn-helix transcriptional regulator, giving the protein MAEEPRPPEPEASMVAALDDAAATLLSVWEEARERTTDRLSVAQLRAVMVVEQHDGINLRRLATLLKTLLPSASRLCDRLVAAGMLEREPGRYDRREIALHLTPEAARFLAELRAARQARLAEVLAGMSPAGREALRHGLAEFRAAARRSPPADRAHAAPDELQAPADQVHAPADEHQTPADRAPAPADEHQAPAGPHLAPVDPHQAPAGPYRVYEPSAQATPGDPGAGAGQRAPVSAPRGPASGPGPARPLVAAPPPAPPTARPA
- the xylA gene encoding xylose isomerase, producing MAPRPTPADKFSFGLWTVGWQGRDPFGDATRPELDAVEAVHRLAELGAYGITFHDDDVVPFGADTATRDRRIARFRTALADTGMVVPMVTTNLFTHPVFKDGGFTSNDRQVRRYALRKVLRNIDLAAELGAKTFVMWGGREGGEYDVAKDVRAALDRYREAVDLLTQYVVDSGYDLRFALEPKPNEPRGDILLPTVGHALAFISTLAHPDLVGLNPEVGHEQMAGLNFVHGIAQALWQDKLFHIDLNGQRGVKYDQDLVFGHGDLLNAFALVDLLEHGGVTGASGYDGPRHFDYKPSRTEDVAGVWASAEANMRTYLLLRERAAAFRADPEVADALAASRVAELAEPTLAPGESVADLLADRSAFEDLDVDAVAARGFGFVRLNQLAVEHLLGAR